One genomic segment of bacterium includes these proteins:
- a CDS encoding phosphohydrolase produces MADGWIQTHGGRQFWPLAPRADDIAIADIAHSLSLLCRFNGHCREFYSVAEHSLRVSRICPPEQGLWGLLHDAAEAYFGDIPRPVKEQFPAIAAMEERLLRAAAERFALPWPLPAAVRAADEVLLATEARDLMGEPPADWRLDAAPLAERIAPLAPAAAEAAFLACFAELKK; encoded by the coding sequence GTGGCGGACGGCTGGATCCAGACCCACGGCGGGCGCCAGTTCTGGCCGCTGGCGCCGCGCGCCGATGACATCGCCATCGCGGATATCGCGCACTCGCTCAGCTTGCTCTGCCGTTTCAACGGCCACTGCCGCGAGTTCTACTCGGTGGCCGAGCACTCGCTGCGCGTCTCGCGGATCTGCCCGCCCGAGCAGGGTCTCTGGGGACTCCTGCACGACGCGGCCGAGGCCTACTTCGGCGACATCCCCCGCCCGGTGAAGGAGCAGTTCCCGGCCATCGCCGCGATGGAGGAGCGCCTGCTGCGCGCGGCGGCCGAGCGCTTCGCGCTGCCTTGGCCGCTGCCCGCCGCGGTGCGCGCGGCCGACGAGGTGCTTCTCGCCACCGAAGCGCGCGACCTGATGGGCGAGCCGCCCGCCGACTGGCGGCTGGACGCGGCGCCGCTCGCCGAGCGCATCGCGCCGCTCGCGCCCGCGGCCGCCGAGGCGGCCTTCCTCGCCTGCTTTGCCGAACTGAAAAAA
- a CDS encoding succinate dehydrogenase/fumarate reductase iron-sulfur subunit, protein MNEAKTLHLRIWRQEGPSARGGLVDYTLGGVLPEMSLLEMLDLLNEQIIAEGGRPLEFDSDCREGICGMCGLNVQGVAHGPRGATTTCELRMRHFADGETVTIEPFRARGFPVIRDLIVDRSAFDRIMAAGGYTSSNVGSAPDGNAILIPKTAADKAMDAAICIGCGACVAACPNASASLFVSAKVAQFAYLPQGQAERARRALAMVEQMDAEGFGACSNHGECEAVCPKQISIAHIGIIRREFIKAMFKGKPAVVADAAG, encoded by the coding sequence ATGAACGAGGCGAAGACGCTGCACCTGAGAATCTGGCGGCAGGAAGGCCCGAGCGCCCGCGGGGGCCTGGTGGACTACACGCTCGGGGGCGTGCTGCCCGAGATGTCGCTCCTGGAGATGCTCGACCTGCTCAACGAGCAGATCATCGCCGAGGGCGGTCGCCCGCTCGAGTTCGACAGCGACTGCCGCGAGGGCATCTGCGGCATGTGCGGTCTGAACGTCCAGGGCGTGGCGCACGGGCCCAGAGGCGCCACCACCACCTGCGAGCTGCGCATGCGCCACTTCGCCGACGGCGAAACGGTGACGATCGAGCCCTTCCGCGCGCGCGGCTTCCCGGTGATCCGCGACCTCATCGTCGACCGCAGCGCCTTCGACCGCATCATGGCCGCCGGCGGCTACACGAGCAGCAACGTCGGCTCGGCGCCGGACGGCAACGCGATCCTGATCCCGAAGACCGCCGCCGACAAGGCGATGGACGCGGCCATCTGCATCGGCTGCGGCGCCTGCGTCGCGGCCTGCCCGAACGCCAGCGCCTCGCTCTTCGTCAGCGCGAAGGTCGCCCAGTTCGCCTACCTGCCGCAGGGCCAGGCCGAGCGCGCTCGGCGCGCCCTGGCCATGGTCGAGCAGATGGACGCCGAGGGCTTCGGCGCCTGCTCGAACCACGGCGAGTGCGAGGCGGTCTGCCCCAAGCAGATCTCAATCGCACACATAGGGATAATCCGGCGCGAGTTCATCAAGGCGATGTTCAAGGGCAAGCCGGCCGTCGTCGCGGACGCCGCCGGCTAG
- a CDS encoding fumarate reductase/succinate dehydrogenase flavoprotein subunit, with amino-acid sequence MSTGLNAKIPTGPLAAKWERHKQDNPLVAPANRRKYSVIVVGTGLAGGGAAATLGELGYNVLNFCIQDTPRRAHSVAAQGGINAAKNYQGDGDSIYRLFYDTIKGGDYRSREANVYRLAELSTAIIDQCVAAGVPFAREYGGTLANRSFGGVQVSRTFYARGVTGQQLLLGVYSALMRQVAAGTVKLIHRYEMVDLVVAGGRARGIIARDLVTGALKRFAADAVVVATGGYSPVYYLSTNAVNCNGTAIWACHKRGAVFANPCFTQIHPTAIPQAGEYQSKLTLMSESLRNDGRVWVPLKPGDPRGPNEIPEAERDYFLERRYPAFGNLVPRDIASRAAKTVCDAGQGVGPSGYGVYLDFAEAIQRLGKGVVTDRYGNLFAMYEEITAEDPYHVPMRIYPAPHYTMGGLWVDYNLESTIPGLFVGGEANFSDHGANRLGASALMQGLADGYFILPRTVANFLAGVKPGEVKTEADAFGAVEAEVEGRFKRLLAIKGKQSVRELHTSLGKVMMKEVGMSRNAAGLEQAIAEIGKLKQAFWNDLRVPGDALELNKNLEQANRLADFLELGELMARDALMREESCGGHLRDEHVTPEGEARRDDENFMFVAAWQWQGEGKAHTMIKEPLVYEELEVKTRSYK; translated from the coding sequence ATGAGCACGGGGCTGAACGCAAAGATCCCGACCGGCCCTCTGGCGGCGAAGTGGGAGCGGCACAAGCAAGACAACCCGCTCGTCGCGCCCGCGAATCGGCGCAAGTACTCGGTGATCGTGGTCGGCACCGGCCTGGCCGGCGGCGGCGCCGCAGCGACGCTGGGCGAGCTGGGCTACAACGTGCTGAACTTCTGCATCCAGGACACGCCGCGCCGCGCGCACAGCGTGGCCGCCCAGGGCGGCATCAACGCCGCGAAGAACTACCAGGGCGACGGCGACAGCATCTACCGCCTCTTCTACGACACGATCAAGGGCGGCGACTACCGCTCGCGCGAGGCGAACGTGTATCGCCTGGCCGAGCTGTCGACGGCGATCATCGACCAGTGCGTGGCCGCCGGCGTGCCCTTCGCGCGCGAATACGGCGGCACGCTCGCCAACCGCAGCTTCGGTGGCGTGCAGGTGAGCCGCACCTTCTACGCGCGCGGCGTGACCGGCCAGCAGCTCCTGCTCGGCGTCTACAGCGCGCTGATGCGCCAGGTCGCGGCCGGCACGGTGAAGCTGATCCATCGCTACGAGATGGTCGACCTTGTTGTCGCGGGCGGCCGGGCGCGCGGCATCATCGCCCGCGACCTGGTGACCGGCGCGCTCAAGCGCTTCGCCGCGGACGCGGTGGTCGTCGCCACGGGCGGCTACTCGCCGGTCTACTACCTGAGCACCAACGCCGTGAACTGCAACGGCACGGCGATCTGGGCCTGCCACAAGCGGGGCGCGGTCTTCGCGAACCCCTGCTTCACGCAGATCCACCCGACGGCGATCCCGCAGGCCGGCGAGTACCAGAGCAAGCTGACCCTGATGAGCGAGAGCCTGCGCAACGACGGCCGGGTCTGGGTGCCGCTCAAACCAGGAGATCCGCGAGGGCCGAATGAGATTCCTGAGGCCGAGCGCGACTACTTCCTCGAGCGCCGCTATCCCGCCTTCGGCAACCTAGTGCCGCGGGACATCGCGAGCCGCGCGGCGAAGACGGTCTGCGATGCGGGCCAGGGCGTTGGCCCCAGCGGCTACGGCGTCTACCTCGACTTCGCCGAGGCGATCCAGCGCCTGGGCAAGGGCGTCGTGACCGACCGCTACGGCAACCTCTTCGCGATGTACGAGGAGATCACGGCCGAGGACCCCTACCACGTGCCGATGCGCATCTACCCCGCGCCGCACTACACGATGGGCGGGCTCTGGGTGGACTACAACCTCGAGAGCACGATCCCCGGCCTCTTCGTGGGCGGCGAGGCGAACTTCAGCGACCACGGCGCGAATCGCCTGGGCGCCAGCGCGCTGATGCAGGGCCTGGCCGACGGCTACTTCATCCTGCCGCGCACGGTGGCCAACTTCCTCGCCGGCGTGAAGCCGGGTGAGGTGAAGACCGAGGCCGACGCCTTCGGCGCCGTCGAGGCCGAGGTCGAGGGGCGCTTCAAGAGGCTGCTCGCGATCAAGGGCAAGCAGAGCGTGCGCGAACTGCACACGAGTCTCGGCAAGGTGATGATGAAGGAGGTCGGCATGAGCCGCAACGCGGCCGGCCTCGAGCAGGCGATCGCCGAGATCGGCAAGCTGAAGCAGGCCTTCTGGAACGACCTGCGCGTGCCGGGCGACGCGCTCGAGCTGAACAAGAACCTCGAGCAGGCCAATCGCCTGGCCGACTTCCTCGAGCTGGGCGAGCTGATGGCCCGCGACGCCTTGATGCGCGAGGAGAGCTGCGGCGGCCACCTGCGCGACGAGCACGTCACGCCCGAGGGCGAGGCCAGGCGCGACGACGAGAACTTCATGTTCGTCGCCGCCTGGCAGTGGCAGGGCGAGGGCAAGGCGCACACGATGATCAAGGAGCCCCTGGTGTACGAGGAGCTCGAGGTCAAGACCCGGAGCTACAAGTAG
- a CDS encoding succinate dehydrogenase cytochrome b subunit has product MSGLRDQLWSSVGKKLLTGITGFLLIGYIVLHLLGNLTLLIGPQAFNAYAHFLEGLAFGKFVYVFEVGLLIVLFVHIAATVTVAVADKTKARPVPYQKREDAGFTSRMTLSSKSMIYTGVLLAVFIIWHVKSFKFGGAQHIPDGHGGEIKDLYSVVAAAFAQPLIVGIYVAMMVLLGLHLRHGFWSAFQSLGWTRKSTLPALDTLATVFAVVMAFGYLVIPIVMFFGGGDTGGLHAGGGR; this is encoded by the coding sequence ATGAGTGGACTGCGCGACCAGCTCTGGTCCTCGGTCGGCAAGAAGCTGCTGACGGGGATCACGGGCTTCCTGCTCATAGGCTATATCGTCCTCCATCTGCTGGGGAACCTGACCCTCCTGATCGGGCCCCAGGCCTTCAACGCCTACGCGCACTTCCTCGAGGGCCTGGCCTTCGGCAAGTTCGTCTACGTGTTCGAGGTGGGGCTGCTGATCGTGCTCTTCGTGCACATCGCGGCCACGGTGACGGTTGCGGTCGCCGACAAGACGAAGGCGCGCCCGGTGCCCTACCAAAAGCGCGAGGACGCGGGCTTCACCAGCCGCATGACGCTTTCCTCGAAGTCGATGATCTACACGGGCGTGCTGCTCGCGGTCTTCATCATTTGGCACGTGAAGAGCTTCAAGTTCGGCGGCGCCCAGCACATCCCCGACGGGCACGGCGGCGAGATCAAGGACCTCTACAGCGTCGTCGCCGCCGCCTTCGCGCAGCCGCTCATCGTGGGCATCTACGTGGCGATGATGGTGCTGCTCGGCCTGCACCTGCGCCACGGCTTCTGGAGCGCCTTCCAGAGCCTGGGCTGGACGCGCAAGTCCACGCTGCCCGCGCTCGACACCCTGGCCACGGTCTTCGCGGTGGTGATGGCCTTCGGCTACCTCGTCATCCCGATCGTCATGTTCTTCGGCGGTGGCGACACGGGCGGCCTGCACGCGGGAGGTGGGCGATGA